From a single Heliomicrobium undosum genomic region:
- a CDS encoding alpha/beta hydrolase, which yields MKKGTVKAVALLATAILSASVIAGCGLSSKTPETIASESSKVAPGKEKGNMPAPPTGGEMEKANTAHIKQKWLDVPYANLSDAQKLDIYLPNEGKGPFPVILSIHGGGFMFGDKADGQLTPMLEGLNRGYAVVGVNYRLSGEAQFPKQINDIKAAIRWIRANAERYQLNPDKIAVWGGSAGGNLSALAGTSAHVKDLEDLTLGNPEQSSQVKAVVDWFGPVDFLKMDDQFRVSGKGTPNHNNADSFESKLIGKQITEAPELVKAANPETYITPDDPPFFIQHGTEDKLVPTEQSVNFAKRLENVLGKEKVVLELLQGAGHGDPQFSKDENVKKVLDFLDAQLKG from the coding sequence ATGAAAAAAGGAACAGTGAAGGCCGTCGCCTTGTTGGCGACGGCGATTTTGAGCGCCAGCGTGATCGCTGGATGTGGACTATCATCGAAAACGCCGGAAACCATAGCGAGCGAAAGCAGCAAAGTCGCACCGGGCAAAGAAAAGGGCAATATGCCAGCCCCGCCTACAGGTGGGGAAATGGAAAAAGCGAATACAGCCCATATCAAACAGAAGTGGCTCGATGTGCCCTATGCGAACCTGTCGGATGCCCAAAAGCTGGATATCTACCTGCCCAATGAGGGGAAGGGACCCTTTCCCGTCATTCTTTCGATTCATGGCGGCGGATTCATGTTTGGCGATAAGGCCGATGGACAGCTTACGCCTATGTTGGAAGGGCTCAATCGAGGCTATGCAGTCGTCGGTGTAAACTATCGTTTGAGTGGAGAAGCCCAATTTCCAAAACAGATCAATGACATCAAAGCGGCGATTCGCTGGATTCGCGCAAATGCCGAGCGGTATCAACTGAATCCCGACAAGATCGCTGTCTGGGGAGGGTCGGCTGGCGGCAACCTCTCTGCCTTGGCGGGCACCTCTGCCCACGTCAAAGACCTGGAAGACCTTACTTTAGGCAATCCGGAACAGTCGAGCCAGGTGAAGGCAGTTGTCGATTGGTTTGGGCCGGTCGATTTTCTCAAGATGGATGATCAATTCCGTGTTAGCGGGAAGGGAACGCCCAACCACAACAACGCCGATTCCTTTGAGTCCAAGCTGATCGGGAAGCAGATCACGGAAGCGCCCGAGTTGGTGAAGGCGGCCAACCCCGAGACATACATCACACCGGATGATCCGCCCTTTTTCATCCAACATGGCACAGAAGACAAACTGGTGCCAACGGAACAGTCGGTGAACTTTGCGAAACGCCTAGAGAACGTGTTGGGCAAAGAAAAGGTTGTCTTGGAATTGCTCCAGGGAGCCGGACATGGCGATCCCCAGTTTTCGAAGGATGAAAATGTGAAAAAGGTTCTCGATTTCCTTGACGCACAGTTGAAGGGCTAA
- a CDS encoding uracil-DNA glycosylase, whose translation MANINHRPANDRLHDRLHTHGNDRRHDHTIEDFVGELAAFASPQAFNPWRDYHFDTDISPDAPEIRRAHLKQYLRLRKEAKYLFVAEAVGYQGGRFSGVALTSERMLMGKHPDVSPAVILGDHMAGRTSNPASPHLKPAQRASGFAEPTATVVWKEIFHNGLSPFDVILWNIFPFHPYDAKKGLLSNRTPAKEELAVGAAFFGKLLSVASGAEGLLVVAIGGHAAETLAKMGVAHRHVPHPSNGGTPGFRRGMRGILTENNPPPC comes from the coding sequence ATGGCTAATATCAATCATCGCCCAGCGAATGATCGTCTACATGACCGCCTACATACACATGGAAATGACCGTCGACATGACCATACAATCGAGGATTTTGTCGGCGAACTGGCCGCCTTCGCGTCTCCCCAAGCCTTCAATCCCTGGCGGGACTATCATTTCGATACCGATATCAGCCCCGACGCGCCGGAGATCCGCAGGGCCCATCTGAAACAATACCTCCGGCTCCGCAAAGAGGCGAAGTATCTCTTTGTCGCCGAAGCGGTGGGCTACCAGGGCGGCCGTTTCTCTGGCGTGGCCCTCACATCGGAGCGGATGCTGATGGGCAAACACCCCGACGTATCTCCGGCAGTGATCCTCGGCGATCACATGGCTGGACGGACAAGCAACCCCGCCTCCCCCCACCTGAAACCGGCCCAACGCGCATCGGGCTTTGCCGAACCCACGGCGACGGTGGTATGGAAGGAGATCTTCCATAACGGTCTCTCCCCTTTTGACGTGATCCTATGGAACATCTTCCCCTTCCACCCTTATGACGCAAAAAAGGGACTGCTCAGCAACCGCACGCCGGCGAAGGAGGAGCTGGCGGTGGGAGCAGCCTTTTTTGGGAAACTGCTGAGTGTAGCGTCCGGGGCGGAGGGTCTGCTCGTGGTCGCCATCGGCGGGCATGCGGCCGAGACGCTGGCGAAGATGGGGGTCGCTCACCGCCATGTGCCGCATCCGTCGAATGGGGGGACGCCGGGGTTTCGGAGAGGGATGCGGGGGATTTTGACAGAAAACAACCCGCCTCCCTGCTGA
- a CDS encoding 5-bromo-4-chloroindolyl phosphate hydrolysis family protein encodes MKEILISGLRIFLSSSIAVTTFLATYLLGGFEFVPALALGGVAYFVTSKGIQRRFALPPGQHALTDGADPHYLEKIHKEARRKWKVIGRYRFKVRSLSIWLKVTRLYKIAEQILDITGKDLRQINKAQAFFNHYLDATVTILEKYSLLSSQPISNDEIRDALEKTHTGLQDLVHGYEEQLNNLLAKDLLELDVEVNVLKQTLDSKGEKK; translated from the coding sequence GTGAAAGAAATTTTGATTTCTGGGTTGCGCATCTTCCTATCGAGTTCGATCGCGGTCACGACCTTTCTGGCGACCTATTTGCTCGGCGGATTTGAATTCGTACCAGCCCTGGCCCTCGGCGGTGTAGCCTATTTCGTGACTTCCAAAGGAATTCAGCGCCGTTTCGCCTTGCCGCCCGGCCAGCATGCACTGACTGATGGCGCCGATCCTCATTACCTGGAGAAAATCCATAAGGAAGCCCGTCGCAAATGGAAAGTCATCGGGCGCTATCGCTTCAAAGTCCGTTCCCTCTCCATCTGGCTCAAAGTGACCCGCCTCTATAAAATCGCCGAACAGATCCTCGACATCACGGGGAAAGACCTCAGACAGATCAACAAAGCGCAGGCTTTTTTCAACCATTATCTCGACGCCACCGTCACCATCCTGGAAAAATATTCGCTCCTGTCCAGCCAACCGATTTCCAATGATGAGATTCGCGACGCCCTGGAAAAAACTCATACGGGATTGCAAGACCTCGTTCACGGCTATGAAGAACAGTTGAACAATCTCCTGGCCAAAGATTTGTTGGAACTTGATGTGGAAGTCAACGTGTTGAAGCAGACCCTTGACTCGAAAGGAGAGAAAAAATGA
- a CDS encoding toxic anion resistance protein — protein sequence MTRPNPADPFDIPGPFDRIQVPVTPAPLVSPQSTPAPSLAATPPEPAVTLAALPADQQQKALALAKQIDEKNPQTLLQYGLPVQSELSRFADSILDHVRAKDSGPVGEVLGNLMLKLKEANPDDLMESKGGFFNKFFGSAKRSAEKVLARYQTLGGEIDQISLQLDKARLQLLRDVTLLETLFHKNREYFNELNVYIAAAQHKLEELRTRTIPQLQQRAAATNDTAVVQELNDHLQFVDRLEKKVHDLLISRTVTLQTAPQIRLIQNNDHVLVEKIQSSILTTIPLWKNQIVLTLTLQRQQTALAMQRQVTDTTNELLLRNSEMLKTNTIGVARENERAIVDMATLKKTQENLMDTLEETLKIQQEGRVKRREAEAELARLEQDLKNRMAAMVTGASRSM from the coding sequence ATGACCAGACCGAATCCGGCGGATCCTTTTGACATTCCCGGCCCGTTCGACCGCATCCAGGTGCCCGTAACGCCTGCCCCGCTGGTGTCGCCCCAGTCGACCCCCGCGCCGTCCTTAGCGGCAACCCCGCCCGAACCGGCGGTGACCCTCGCCGCCTTACCTGCCGATCAGCAGCAAAAGGCGCTGGCCCTGGCCAAGCAAATCGATGAGAAAAACCCGCAAACCCTGCTGCAATACGGCTTGCCCGTTCAGTCGGAGCTTTCCCGTTTTGCCGATAGCATCCTCGATCATGTACGGGCAAAGGATTCCGGTCCCGTCGGGGAGGTTCTCGGCAATTTGATGCTGAAACTCAAAGAAGCCAATCCCGATGACCTGATGGAATCGAAAGGCGGCTTCTTCAATAAGTTCTTCGGTTCGGCCAAGCGTTCCGCCGAAAAGGTCCTGGCCCGCTACCAGACCTTGGGCGGCGAGATCGACCAGATCAGCCTCCAATTGGATAAAGCACGCCTCCAGCTCCTGCGCGATGTCACCTTGCTCGAAACCTTGTTCCACAAAAACCGGGAGTACTTCAACGAGTTGAACGTCTACATCGCTGCCGCCCAGCACAAGCTGGAGGAGCTGCGCACCCGGACCATCCCCCAACTGCAGCAACGGGCCGCCGCCACCAACGACACAGCCGTCGTGCAGGAGTTGAACGATCACCTCCAATTTGTCGACCGGCTGGAAAAGAAGGTCCACGACCTGTTGATCAGCCGCACCGTCACATTGCAGACTGCGCCACAGATCCGCCTGATTCAGAACAACGACCACGTGCTGGTGGAAAAAATCCAATCGTCCATCTTGACGACGATCCCGCTCTGGAAAAACCAGATTGTGCTCACCTTGACGCTGCAACGCCAGCAGACCGCCCTGGCCATGCAGCGGCAGGTCACGGATACCACCAATGAACTGCTCCTGCGCAACTCGGAGATGCTCAAGACCAATACCATCGGCGTCGCCCGGGAAAATGAACGGGCCATCGTCGATATGGCAACGTTGAAAAAGACCCAGGAAAACCTGATGGATACGCTGGAAGAGACCTTGAAAATCCAGCAGGAGGGCCGCGTCAAGCGCCGGGAAGCCGAGGCGGAACTGGCCCGATTGGAGCAGGATTTGAAAAACCGCATGGCCGCCATGGTCACCGGGGCGAGTCGTTCGATGTGA
- a CDS encoding nitrite reductase translates to MGKAIFKQRNGVLGVGIITPCGFITPEQLLGLGKLLPEVGAIGSKLTTRQTLLVLLPEENLERFTTGLHALGLELGCFGDIVRNVKGCPGSHALCHRSLSDVFELAVEIQGKYSNQPTPHDFKISVAGCHRGCTDPHCADFGVTAVGQNEFDIYIGGRGGSRNPVHAQRAYQKISREAVFTVLDHVLHTYRQLAETKERLCLTMKRVGLDPFVLPADKLPQAEEAVNDFLDFLND, encoded by the coding sequence TTGGGAAAAGCCATTTTCAAACAGCGCAACGGTGTTCTCGGTGTCGGCATCATCACCCCCTGCGGTTTTATCACACCGGAACAGTTGTTGGGGCTCGGCAAGCTGTTGCCGGAAGTGGGCGCCATCGGCAGCAAGCTGACGACCCGGCAGACCTTACTGGTCCTGCTCCCTGAAGAGAACCTCGAACGCTTCACCACAGGGCTGCATGCCCTCGGATTGGAGTTGGGTTGCTTCGGCGACATCGTCCGCAACGTCAAAGGATGCCCCGGCAGTCATGCCCTCTGTCACCGCAGCCTTAGCGACGTCTTCGAACTGGCTGTGGAGATTCAAGGCAAATACAGCAACCAGCCGACACCTCACGATTTCAAAATCAGCGTCGCCGGCTGCCACCGGGGATGCACCGATCCCCACTGCGCCGACTTCGGCGTCACGGCTGTCGGCCAGAACGAGTTTGACATCTATATCGGCGGCCGCGGTGGAAGCCGCAACCCCGTCCATGCCCAGCGGGCCTACCAAAAAATCTCCCGGGAGGCCGTCTTCACCGTGCTGGATCATGTTTTGCATACATACCGGCAATTGGCCGAAACAAAAGAGCGCCTCTGCCTTACCATGAAGCGTGTCGGACTGGATCCCTTTGTCCTCCCGGCAGACAAACTGCCGCAAGCGGAAGAGGCAGTAAACGATTTCCTCGATTTTCTCAACGACTAA
- a CDS encoding nitrite reductase codes for MGKAIFKQRNGVLGVGVITPCGFITPEQLLGLGKLLPEVGAVGSKLTTRQTLVVLLPEENLDRFTTKLRELGLDVGCFGDIVRNVKGCPGNKSLCQRSLSDVFELAVEIQNKYSNQPTPHDFKISVAGCHRGCTDPHCADFGVTAAGQNEFDIYLGGRGGSRNPVHGQRVYQRISREAVFTALDHVLTAYRQLAEERERLCLTIRRVGIDPFVLPKDKLPKAEAEENDFLDFLAE; via the coding sequence ATGGGAAAAGCCATTTTCAAGCAGCGCAACGGCGTTCTCGGTGTCGGCGTCATCACCCCCTGCGGGTTTATCACACCAGAGCAGTTGCTGGGCCTGGGCAAGCTTCTGCCGGAGGTGGGCGCCGTCGGCAGCAAACTGACAACCCGGCAGACCCTGGTGGTGCTGCTCCCGGAGGAGAACCTGGACCGGTTTACGACGAAGCTGCGCGAGCTCGGATTGGATGTGGGCTGCTTCGGCGACATCGTCCGCAACGTCAAAGGCTGTCCCGGCAACAAGTCCCTCTGTCAACGCAGCCTCAGCGACGTCTTCGAGCTGGCCGTAGAGATTCAGAACAAGTACAGCAACCAGCCCACACCCCATGATTTCAAAATCAGCGTGGCCGGCTGTCACCGCGGTTGCACAGACCCCCATTGCGCCGATTTCGGCGTCACTGCCGCCGGCCAGAACGAGTTCGACATCTATCTCGGTGGCCGGGGCGGCAGCCGCAACCCCGTCCATGGCCAGCGGGTCTACCAGCGGATTTCCCGGGAAGCCGTCTTTACTGCGCTGGATCATGTCTTGACCGCATACCGGCAATTGGCGGAAGAGCGGGAGCGCCTCTGTCTGACCATCCGGCGCGTCGGCATCGACCCCTTCGTCCTCCCCAAAGACAAACTGCCGAAGGCAGAAGCGGAAGAGAACGATTTTCTCGATTTTCTCGCCGAATAA
- the mntA gene encoding type VII toxin-antitoxin system MntA family adenylyltransferase antitoxin — translation MDEGIQIKLKERLGALPAVSVAYLFGSVAKGCERPGSDIDIAILFQQGLSKWERFQLRLEIAGLLEDIAGRQVDVVDLEEATLLLQHQVRRHGIVMVERERQRRVDFEVRSRREFFDFLPYLEYRNNVLIGKRNR, via the coding sequence ATGGATGAAGGCATTCAAATCAAACTAAAGGAACGGCTCGGCGCACTCCCGGCGGTGAGTGTCGCCTATCTGTTCGGTTCTGTGGCCAAGGGTTGCGAACGACCTGGGAGCGATATCGACATCGCCATTCTGTTTCAACAGGGCCTTTCCAAATGGGAGAGATTCCAATTGCGGTTGGAGATTGCAGGTCTATTGGAAGATATTGCGGGAAGGCAGGTCGATGTGGTGGATCTCGAGGAAGCAACCTTGCTGCTCCAGCACCAGGTCCGCCGGCACGGCATTGTCATGGTAGAAAGAGAGCGGCAGCGCCGGGTCGATTTTGAAGTGCGTTCTCGCCGTGAGTTTTTTGATTTTCTGCCATACTTGGAGTATCGCAATAATGTGCTGATCGGTAAGCGGAATCGGTAG
- the hepT gene encoding type VII toxin-antitoxin system HepT family RNase toxin, with translation MVDQSLLKQKLALLNEYIHDLRDVRDNPPISLSAVVNDKKTRRFVERTLHLAIECSLDIGNHIIADEKYREPRSNRDIFAVLVENGVISEALLGDLQKMAQFRNLLVHDYARIDPDIIYKILYNGLKDVETYVMEIKDRFVPD, from the coding sequence GTGGTTGATCAATCTCTATTGAAACAAAAACTGGCATTGCTGAATGAATATATTCATGACTTGCGGGATGTGCGCGATAATCCGCCCATTAGCCTATCTGCTGTTGTGAATGACAAAAAAACTCGTCGCTTTGTTGAGCGAACACTGCATCTGGCGATTGAATGCAGCTTGGATATTGGCAATCATATTATCGCTGATGAGAAATACCGCGAGCCGAGAAGCAACAGGGATATTTTTGCCGTGCTTGTCGAAAATGGGGTGATTTCGGAGGCTCTTCTGGGGGATCTTCAAAAAATGGCGCAGTTTAGAAATCTATTGGTTCATGACTACGCGCGAATCGATCCCGACATTATCTACAAAATTCTTTATAACGGACTAAAAGATGTTGAAACATACGTAATGGAGATAAAAGATCGGTTTGTTCCGGACTAA
- a CDS encoding nucleotidyltransferase family protein — translation MGERERFSAIIDTILKENLGAYRVKVFFFGSWSRFEERPSSDIDIAIQAAEPLPPGALARLRAAFEDSPLPLPPC, via the coding sequence TTGGGGGAGCGGGAACGATTCTCTGCGATTATCGATACGATCCTAAAGGAAAACCTCGGCGCGTACCGAGTGAAGGTGTTCTTTTTCGGTTCCTGGTCCCGATTCGAGGAACGTCCATCCTCTGACATTGATATTGCGATCCAGGCAGCGGAGCCGCTCCCTCCGGGAGCCTTGGCCCGGTTACGCGCTGCTTTTGAAGATTCCCCGTTGCCCTTGCCGCCTTGTTAA